Part of the Actinomycetota bacterium genome, AATTACCAATTACTTACTATAAACAATCTTTCCATTTAAAATAGTATAACAGACATCTGTATTTAATATATCTTTTGGTGAAATTTTAAAAATATTCTCAGATAAAACAACTAAATCAGCTAACTTTCCAACATCAATAGAACCCTTTATATCCTCATCTCCTGATGCATAAGCTCCCTCAAAAGTATAGGAATATATGGCTCTTTTTAGTGTTAACTTGTGTTCTGGATACCAACTCCCATCCGGATAGCCATCTTCCTTTCTCCTT contains:
- a CDS encoding amidohydrolase family protein, which gives rise to LASDMKMAEKGWGERCKWSYAWNELVKNRVHLTFGSDCPVETINPIRDLYVSITRRKEDGYPDGSWYPEHKLTLKRAIYSYTFEGAYASGDEDIKGSIDVGKLADLVVLSENIFKISPKDILNTDVCYTILNGKIVYSK